In one Burkholderiales bacterium GJ-E10 genomic region, the following are encoded:
- a CDS encoding putative lipoprotein (Precursor), which yields MLGACSTPSWFHFGSQDQNDGTYDYHHAKPDLEPLEVPPDLSPVAADARYSVPAAARSPASQGQTAAAGGTAATAVAGAGSAAAVPPARMHARIVRDGRDQWLDVDAPPAAVYAAIKDLWISMGYKIAVDQPAVGLIETDWAESRPMLHEDILRDSLHKVFGAYDSNGTRQKYRALVQSVGKHTEVTVSEHAMEEVFTSQFRDQTAWQYKHPDPQLAAAMLQRIALKFAVAPAPVAVAAAPAAAAPVAAPAVPTVHVQSDVHTVIVDGITTLQVQESIDDVWQRVAAAIDRVDFTVTGRDPAHWIYHIRYLDPSYEAAQRAKQNWWNRVFNSDAQIPAQHFQIVLHSDGTITTIEVQDPDGKPDGSLAAQHVLGRLRDAM from the coding sequence ATGCTGGGCGCGTGTTCGACGCCGTCCTGGTTCCATTTCGGCTCGCAGGATCAGAATGACGGCACCTACGATTACCACCATGCGAAGCCCGATCTCGAACCGCTGGAAGTTCCTCCCGATCTGAGCCCGGTCGCAGCCGATGCCCGCTATTCGGTTCCGGCTGCGGCCCGTTCGCCGGCAAGCCAGGGCCAGACTGCGGCGGCCGGCGGGACGGCGGCCACGGCGGTCGCGGGAGCCGGGTCCGCGGCGGCGGTGCCGCCGGCCAGGATGCATGCGCGCATCGTCCGGGATGGGCGCGATCAGTGGCTCGATGTCGATGCGCCGCCCGCCGCCGTGTACGCCGCCATCAAGGATCTCTGGATCTCGATGGGCTACAAGATCGCGGTTGACCAGCCTGCCGTGGGCTTGATCGAGACCGATTGGGCGGAATCGCGCCCGATGCTCCATGAGGACATCCTGCGCGACAGCCTGCACAAGGTGTTCGGCGCCTACGATTCGAACGGAACGCGCCAGAAGTACCGCGCGCTGGTGCAATCCGTCGGCAAGCATACGGAAGTCACCGTCTCCGAACACGCGATGGAGGAGGTCTTCACGTCCCAGTTCCGCGATCAGACGGCCTGGCAGTACAAGCATCCCGATCCGCAACTGGCGGCCGCAATGCTCCAGCGGATCGCGCTGAAGTTCGCGGTTGCCCCGGCGCCGGTCGCGGTTGCCGCGGCGCCGGCGGCGGCCGCACCGGTCGCGGCGCCGGCCGTTCCCACGGTGCACGTGCAATCCGATGTCCATACCGTGATCGTCGACGGCATCACGACCCTGCAGGTCCAGGAGTCGATCGACGACGTCTGGCAGCGTGTGGCGGCGGCGATCGACCGCGTCGACTTCACGGTGACGGGGCGCGACCCGGCGCACTGGATCTATCACATCCGGTACCTGGATCCGAGCTACGAGGCGGCGCAGCGCGCCAAACAGAACTGGTGGAACCGGGTGTTCAACTCCGATGCCCAGATTCCCGCGCAGCACTTCCAGATCGTCCTGCATTCCGACGGCACCATCACGACCATCGAGGTGCAGGATCCCGACGGCAAGCCGGACGGCAGCCTGGCGGCGCAGCACGTGCTCGGTCGCCTGCGCGACGCCATGTAG
- a CDS encoding dihydrodipicolinate synthase, whose amino-acid sequence MVAIVTPMREDGSLDWDSYRKLIDWHIDEGTNAIVAVGTTGESATVDPEEHVELIRVAVETAAGRVKVIAGTGANSTQEAIELTREARRVGADASLQVVPYYNRPTQEGLYRHFRAVAEAVDLPVILYNVPSRTGTDLSVDTTMRLAQVPGIVGIKDASGDLARVVEMRRVLQHRVARNGSREFALYSGNDDTGLAYLLLGGDGVISVTANVAPRPMAEMCAAALRGDVATARAINEHLMPLHVRLFVEPNPVPAKWALARMGRIPAGIRLPLVPLSASGQEIVAQAMRDAGIGSAA is encoded by the coding sequence TTGGTCGCCATCGTCACGCCCATGCGGGAAGACGGATCCCTCGACTGGGATTCCTACCGCAAGCTGATCGACTGGCACATCGACGAAGGCACCAACGCGATCGTCGCCGTCGGCACCACCGGTGAATCCGCGACCGTCGATCCGGAAGAACATGTGGAACTGATCCGCGTCGCCGTCGAGACCGCGGCGGGGCGGGTCAAGGTCATCGCGGGCACCGGCGCCAACTCCACCCAGGAAGCCATCGAACTCACCCGCGAGGCCCGGCGCGTCGGCGCGGACGCCTCGCTGCAGGTCGTTCCCTACTACAACCGCCCGACGCAGGAGGGCTTGTATCGCCATTTCCGCGCCGTCGCGGAGGCCGTCGACCTGCCGGTGATCCTCTACAACGTGCCGTCGCGTACGGGCACCGACCTTTCCGTCGACACCACCATGCGTCTCGCGCAGGTGCCGGGCATCGTGGGCATCAAGGATGCCAGCGGCGATCTGGCGCGCGTCGTGGAGATGCGGCGGGTTCTGCAGCATCGTGTCGCGCGCAACGGAAGCCGCGAGTTTGCGCTATACAGCGGCAACGACGATACCGGTCTCGCCTATCTGCTCCTGGGCGGCGACGGCGTGATTTCCGTCACGGCCAACGTGGCGCCGCGCCCGATGGCCGAGATGTGCGCGGCGGCGCTGCGCGGCGACGTCGCGACGGCGCGCGCGATCAACGAACATCTGATGCCGCTGCACGTACGCCTGTTCGTCGAACCGAACCCGGTGCCGGCGAAATGGGCGCTGGCGCGCATGGGGCGGATTCCCGCCGGCATCCGCCTGCCGCTGGTGCCGCTGTCGGCGTCGGGGCAGGAGATCGTTGCGCAGGCGATGCGCGATGCCGGGATCGGCAGCGCGGCGTGA